DNA from Stutzerimonas decontaminans:
GTAACGCGCACATACATTGAACAGCGTGCGCTGATATCGCCGCATCAACTCTTCATACGCACGCGTTATATGAAATAGTTCGACATGAGCGTGCTGCACCAGCTCTTCGTCGGTGAGCTGGCGGGGGTCGTAGCGCGATACGGACGATGAAGTTTTAGTCAAGACGCTTCGAGCCGGCAGTCGGAGGCACGGCCCCTGCTTAAGGAAACCGTAAAAAAGGCGACGTATTTTACCAGAATCGCAAGGCTAGCGGCTGCCAACACATTGTTCGAGCAGCTCTTTGTTAGCGACGGAAACCAACTCGCCGTCGTCGGTCAGCAGCAACGTCTTGACCGTTCCGATCTCCTCGATCTGCCCTTCAATATCCGCCATACGCACCCGTTGACCGACCTCGTAGAGTTCACGCACATAGATGCCGGCCAGTATCTGCGATACCAGCTCGCGGCTACCGAGGCCAAACGCAAGCGCAACCGCCAGGCCAACGGTAATCAGCACGATGGCGATGACATAGTTGAGGAGCTCGGTTTTCACCTCGAGTTGCCCGATCGCAACCGAGATACTGATGATGATCACCAGCCCCTGGGCCATACGCGCCAGGCCATTGGCGTAATCCAGCCCTACACCCTCGGCCGCACCGCGAACCAGACCGCTGAGCAATTGCGCCAGGAGGACGCCGGCGAGCAGGATCAATGCCGCACCGAAGACCTTGGGCACGTAGAGTGCCAGCATGTCCAGCGTTGCCGATACCCGCTCCAGGCCAAGCGACTCGGCGGCCGATACCAAGAAAATGAGCAGTACGAACCAGTACACCACCTTGCCGATCAGCGCGGAGACGGGAACTCGAATTCCTGCTCGGCTAAGGAGTTTGGTGAGCCCAGTTCCGGCCATCAAGCGATCCAGCCCAATCTTGGCAAGAACCTTGGATAGCAGCGTATCAAGCAGTTTGGCTACAACGAAGCCGAGCAGTACAACGACCAGCGCGCCGAAAAGCCGAGGGATGAAGCCCGCGACAGATGCCCAGAGCGAACTCATTGCCGCTAGAAGACTTTGGGTCCAGGGATCGAATTCCATGATCAATCAGCCTTATCGAACGAACAGTTAGGTGTTTCTCGGCGAGAAACCGGAGCGACATGGCCCGAGCCGCTATTGACGGCAATCATCAGAGCCTTCAGCCAGTGACCGATCAGCGCAAACAGGTCGCCGGCGCCAACCTGGCGGTTGGCCGTTTTCAACACACGGCCCAAGCAAGCATCGTCGTCATGAACCGAGGGTTTGTTGAGCAGGTCGCGCAGGGATTCTTCAAAGGGATCGCGCATGCAAACCTCACTAAAGTATGTGGTCTAGACGGCTTACGGCTGGGTAGGAGTCACATTCACACCCAACGCAGCCGTCGCAGGAGCCACCATTGCAACAGCGCGACGCTGCCTATGAGCAAACAGGCGACGACAAAACCATAGGAAAACTCTGCCCCCGGGATCCCGCCTACGTTTATGCCCAATAGCCCGGTCAGAAAGCTCAACGGCAGGAAAAAGCCGGTGATGATAGCAAGCAGGTACATGGTGCGGTTCATCCGCTGATTGAGCCTACGGTGCTCCGACTCGACCACCAGATTGACTCGCTCGCGTATCATCTCGAGCTCTTCCAGATACCGGGTGAGCCGGTTGCTGAGTTCATTCCAGTATTCGGTGTCGTCCTCGGCAAACCAGCTGAAGTGAGTACGCGTCATCTGCCCGTAGAGCTCTCGTTGCGGCAACAGAAAGCGCCGCAAGCTTGCGGCCTGCCGTCGCAAGCAAAGCATCGAAGCGTGCTCCAAGGTGGACTGCGGATCGCCCTCGATCCGCTCTTCCTCGGCATCAATACGCTCGGCCAACTGTGTGACCAGATCATCCACCCGCTCGGTCATCGCCTCTGCCAGATAGAGCAGCAGTTCAGAAGCCGATTTCGGCCCCCTACCCTCCAACAGCAATTGAATCACGACCTCGGTTGAGCGCAGCGGACGAAGCCGAAGCGAGATGACGCGCTGCCGATCCGCGAATACGCGCACGGAAACCATATCCTCCGGCTCGGCGTCGGGGTTCAGATTCACTCCCCGTAAAAACAACAGGAGTTCCTCCTGCTCCAGCGCCAACATGCGAGGCCGAGTATTTTCTTCGAGCAGCACATCGCACGCGAATGCAGTCAAGCCACTTCGCCTGCGCAGCCAGTCCTGTGCCTGCGGCTGGCTGCGATCCCAGTGCAGCCAGATACTCTCGTTAGCCGCAAGCTGGAGCTCATGCAGGTCGCCATAGCCAATCTGCCGAGCACCGCCGCTGCCATTCAGAACAAAGGCGTGAATCAACCCGCTCTGTTCGCTTTCATTTTCCCGCATCTATCCGTTCCATCATTGCTCATGAAAAGCCCGGCATCGCCGGGCTTAGAGTGAGGGCACGCACATTCGTCAGCGCCGGTGTTATTCCGGCATCGAGAGCGGCTCAGGCGACACGATGATGCCGTTGTTATCGGCATACACATATTCACCTGGGCGGAACGTTACGCCGCAGAAAGTCACCGGAACATTTAGATCACCGATGCCGCGCTTGTCGGTCTTCATTGGGTGGCTGGCCAGCGCCTGCACACCAAGCTCGGTCTGCGCAAGAACGTCAACGTCACGAACGCAACCGTAGATGACCAAGCCTTCCCAGCCATTGCGTGCGGCTTTCTCGGCAAGCATGTCGCCCAGCAGAGCACGACGGAGCGACCCGCCACCGTCGACTACCAACACCTTGCCGGTTCCG
Protein-coding regions in this window:
- a CDS encoding mechanosensitive ion channel family protein; the protein is MEFDPWTQSLLAAMSSLWASVAGFIPRLFGALVVVLLGFVVAKLLDTLLSKVLAKIGLDRLMAGTGLTKLLSRAGIRVPVSALIGKVVYWFVLLIFLVSAAESLGLERVSATLDMLALYVPKVFGAALILLAGVLLAQLLSGLVRGAAEGVGLDYANGLARMAQGLVIIISISVAIGQLEVKTELLNYVIAIVLITVGLAVALAFGLGSRELVSQILAGIYVRELYEVGQRVRMADIEGQIEEIGTVKTLLLTDDGELVSVANKELLEQCVGSR
- a CDS encoding CorA family divalent cation transporter, with the protein product MRENESEQSGLIHAFVLNGSGGARQIGYGDLHELQLAANESIWLHWDRSQPQAQDWLRRRSGLTAFACDVLLEENTRPRMLALEQEELLLFLRGVNLNPDAEPEDMVSVRVFADRQRVISLRLRPLRSTEVVIQLLLEGRGPKSASELLLYLAEAMTERVDDLVTQLAERIDAEEERIEGDPQSTLEHASMLCLRRQAASLRRFLLPQRELYGQMTRTHFSWFAEDDTEYWNELSNRLTRYLEELEMIRERVNLVVESEHRRLNQRMNRTMYLLAIITGFFLPLSFLTGLLGINVGGIPGAEFSYGFVVACLLIGSVALLQWWLLRRLRWV
- the rraA gene encoding ribonuclease E activity regulator RraA; its protein translation is MQYVTPDLCDAYPDLVQVVEPLFSNFGGRDSFGGEIVTIKCFEDNSLVKDQVDIDGTGKVLVVDGGGSLRRALLGDMLAEKAARNGWEGLVIYGCVRDVDVLAQTELGVQALASHPMKTDKRGIGDLNVPVTFCGVTFRPGEYVYADNNGIIVSPEPLSMPE